Proteins encoded together in one Quercus lobata isolate SW786 chromosome 3, ValleyOak3.0 Primary Assembly, whole genome shotgun sequence window:
- the LOC115978978 gene encoding uncharacterized protein LOC115978978 encodes MDAAAVTRIKTVNLLASYTAGRKMNTTNLIQPSWPSTQPQTLALYASGTSSCGNFPGHQRCPCPKSKSSIFSVTRCSTKPGIDSNNATNKNPAIERDPSSKSQQLAAPVPNQALTSTCSRGLVLDLGPKNSWDSAEIGSPVVKRYIGDNEERWYMWYHGRSDINNNTSESIGLAVSSNGIHWAREEHVRSSGDAGLVMNCSKNWWAFDTDSIRPSEMVIMSSPMYSAVYWLYYTGYSSEEVNLSGAPNILQNPERVHGGDKKDENHKIGKIFKSLPGLACSQDGRHWARIEGDHHSGALLDVGSDKEWDSLFIAAPHVVVHSNDDLRMYYHSYDVENGQFALGVARSRDGIRWVKLGKILGGGLKGSFDEIGVKNACVVRNSKEGNYLMAYEGVSADGMRCIGLAVSPDGLKNWTRLQEDPVLKPSEDDGWDNKGVGSPCLIQMEGNVDKWRLYYVGVGCGGRNGIGLAVSEGSNIGKFRRWADFTCKINV; translated from the coding sequence ATGGACGCAGCGGCAGTCACAAGGATCAAAACAGTAAATCTTCTTGCATCTTATACTGCAGGAAGAAAGATGAACACAACAAATCTAATCCAACCATCATGGCCTTCTACCCAACCACAAACACTTGCTCTCTATGCCTCTGGCACATCTTCATGTGGCAACTTTCCCGGCCACCAAAGATGTCCATGTCCTAAGTCTAAAAGTAGCATCTTCTCTGTCACTAGGTGCTCCACAAAACCAGGCATTGACAGCAATAATGCGACAAATAAGAATCCTGCCATTGAACGGGATCCGAGTTCAAAATCTCAACAACTGGCAGCTCCTGTGCCAAATCAAGCACTAACATCTACTTGTTCAAGAGGTCTGGTGCTCGACTTGGGTCCCAAAAACAGCTGGGATAGTGCCGAAATTGGCTCACCAGTTGTGAAAAGATACATAGGAGACAATGAGGAAAGGTGGTATATGTGGTACCATGGAAGGTCTGATATTAACAACAACACCTCCGAATCCATCGGGTTAGCAGTTTCGAGCAATGGAATTCACTGGGCTAGAGAAGAACATGTTAGATCATCTGGGGATGCTGGTTTGGTGATGAATTGCAGCAAGAATTGGTGGGCTTTTGACACAGATAGTATCAGGCCTTCTGAGATGGTTATTATGTCCAGTCCTATGTACAGTGCTGTTTACTGGCTTTATTACACAGGATATAGTTCTGAAGAAGTGAACTTATCAGGAGCTCCaaacattttacaaaacccaGAAAGAGTCCATGGCGGAGACAAGAAAgatgaaaatcataaaattggCAAAATTTTCAAGTCTCTGCCAGGGCTGGCATGCAGTCAAGATGGAAGGCACTGGGCCAGAATTGAAGGGGACCACCACAGTGGAGCCCTGTTAGATGTGGGATCAGACAAGGAGTGGGATTCTTTGTTTATTGCCGCACCTCACGTTGTAGTGCACAGCAACGATGACCTCAGGATGTATTATCATTCatatgatgtggaaaatggACAGTTTGCTCTTGGAGTTGCAAGATCAAGAGATGGGATCAGATGGGTGAAACTGGGGAAGATCCTTGGAGGTGGATTAAAAGGTTCTTTTGATGAAATTGGGGTCAAGAATGCGTGTGTGGTGAGAAACAGCAAAGAAGGAAACTATTTGATGGCATATGAGGGCGTTTCAGCAGATGGGATGAGGTGTATTGGGCTTGCGGTATCTCCAGATGGGCTAAAGAATTGGACAAGGCTTCAAGAAGACCCTGTTCTTAAGCCTTCAGAAGATGATGGATGGGATAATAAAGGAGTGGGGTCCCCATGTCTAATTCAGATGGAGGGAAATGTAGATAAATGGAGATTGTATTATGTAGGTGTTGGGTGTGGAGGAAGGAATGGAATTGGATTGGCAGTTTCGGAAGGCAGTAACATAGGAAAGTTTAGAAGATGGGCAGATTTCACTTGTAAGATAAATGTATAG